The following proteins are co-located in the Pochonia chlamydosporia 170 chromosome 6, whole genome shotgun sequence genome:
- a CDS encoding alcohol dehydrogenase (similar to Metarhizium robertsii ARSEF 23 XP_007821347.1), which yields MSMKAIIISAFGPPENLILKDIPKPTPTPNTALIRIHAFGINHAEMHMRRGEWAESVPISGIECVGTIEACPSGEFEPGTPVAALMGGLGRTIPGSYAEYTVASVNNIVSLGSPGEKLPLSWAEIAALPESYATAWTCLFRNLDLKAGQKLLIRGATSSFGRAAVNLAVEAGAIVTGTTRSESKREELKKLGVRNVVLEGANLGDRLEEEGVGGKFDAVLELVGNSTVVESLKLVRRDGRLCLAGWLGGLDPIEGPGPKPGFNPLLQMASGVHFSFFGSFVFGTEAFPVSDVPLREIVDKAAEGRFDVRPWKVFGFGEEEIRDVHRVMERGEAGGKMVVSVSEGA from the coding sequence ATGTCCATGAAAGCAATCATAATCTCAGCATTCGGACCCCCCGaaaacctcatcctcaaagaCATCCCCAAACCAACGCCCACCCCCAACACAGCACTCATCCGCATCCACGCCTTCGGCATCAACCACGCAGAAATGCACATGCGCCGCGGCGAATGGGCCGAGTCCGTCCCCATCAGCGGCATAGAATGCGTCGGCACCATCGAGGCCTGTCCCTCCGGTGAATTCGAACCCGGCACGCCCGTCGCCGCCCTCATGGGTGGTCTCGGCCGCACCATCCCCGGCAGCTACGCAGAATACACAGTCGCCAGCGTGAACAACATTGTTTCACTGGGTTCACCAGGAGAAAAGCTCCCGCTGTCATGGGCTGAGATTGCTGCCTTGCCGGAAAGCTACGCCACGGCATGGACGTGTCTCTTCCGCAACTTGGACCTAAAAGCCGGGCAGAAGCTGTTGATCCGGGGTGCTACATCGTCGTTTGGACGAGCGGCGGTCAAtcttgctgttgaggctggggCGATTGTTACGGGGACGACTCGCTCGGAGTCTAAGCGggaggagttgaagaagctgggtgTGAGGAATGTGGTTCTTGAGGGTGCGAATCTCGGGGATAgactggaggaggagggtgttgGTGGGAAATTCGACGCCGTGCTGGAGTTGGTTGGGAATTCTACGGTGGTGGAAtcgttgaagctggtgaggaGAGATGGTCGCTTGTGTCTGGCGGGTTGGTTGGGTGGTCTTGATCCGATTGAGGGCCCGGGACCGAAGCCTGGGTTCAATCCGTTGCTGCAGATGGCGAGTGGAGTTCACTTTAGCTTTTTTGGGAGTTTTGTTTTCGGGACGGAGGCGTTTCCTGTGTCCGATGTTCCGTTGAGGGAGATTGTTgacaaggcggctgagggAAGGTTTGATGTGCGGCCGTGGAAGGTGTTTGGCtttggggaggaggagattCGGGATGTGCATCGTGTCATGGAGAGGGGTGAGGCGGGAGGGAAGATGGTTGTTAGTGTGAGTGAGGGCGCTTGA
- a CDS encoding heme/steroid binding protein (similar to Metarhizium acridum CQMa 102 XP_007811516.1) yields the protein MGLVGISLIVASVVYVLIRPPGWLAQRLFQWRFPRGTIADSPPPEKQTPSDTAPRIQENGHSKTPTPSSNGVAKQPSPRESQRLQDAAMMPPPPPPIIQPPPIDEPDGSTTPKASAATRSDTIPSFSLSTEPAASKSSLPSLSSMMPPPPLPGRLPSAGRIPTLPQFPAPNSAQRARGPTPNRGPPGLSAPNGGLAPPPTHSSKPQKPSRKVLLDPGHSPLDWARISGPNADLRGVEPSTPYLRVTPSMLKKQTGRKGKDAWMALNGKVYNVTPYAKFHPGGIPELMRGAARDGTKLFGEIHPWVNYETMLAACLVGLLVEEPEGGSHKSEMDQMD from the coding sequence ATGGGCCTCGTCGGCATCTCCCTCATAGTCGCCTCGGTCGTCTACGTACTCATCCGACCACCGGGTTGGTTGGCGCAACGCCTATTCCAATGGCGCTTCCCACGTGGGACAATCGCGGATTCCCCTCCGCCAGAGAAGCAGACTCCCAGCGACACCGCCCCAAGGATACAAGAAAACGGGCACTCAAAGACTCCTACGCCTTCATCAAACGGTGTCGCCAAACAGCCCTCGCCGCGGGAGTCCCAACGCCTGCAAGAtgcggccatgatgcctccccctcctccgcccATAATCCAGCCGCCCCCCATCGACGAACCCGACGGCTCAACAACGCCAAAGGCATCCGCAGCCACACGATCCGACACAATACCCAGCTTCTCACTATCAACAGAACCAGCCGCCTCTAAATCCTCCTTACCTTCCCTATCGAGCATGATGCCCCCGCCTCCTCTGCCAGGACGTCTCCCCTCAGCCGGCCGTATCCCAACACTCCCTCAGTTCCCGGCTCCGAACTCTGCGCAACGCGCCCGGGGACCTACTCCGAATCGCGGGCCACCAGGACTATCTGCTCCGAATGGCGGCCTCGCTCCTCCGCCGACGCACTCGTCCAAACCCCAAAAGCCTAGCCGCAAAGTCCTCCTCGATCCAGGCCACTCGCCGCTAGACTGGGCACGTATATCCGGTCCCAACGCAGACCTGCGGGGTGTGGAACCGTCGACGCCGTACCTTCGTGTCACgccgtcaatgttgaagaagcagacgGGGCGTAAGGGCAAGGACGCTTGGATGGCGCTGAATGGAAAGGTGTACAATGTTACGCCGTATGCCAAGTTTCACCCTGGTGGGATTCCGGAGCTGATGAGGGGTGCGGCAAGAGATGGCACAAAGCTGTTTGGTGAGATTCACCCCTGGGTTAATTACGAAACTATGCTGGCGGCATGTTTGGttgggttgttggtggaggagccGGAAGGTGGATCGCACAAGAGTGAGATGGATCAGATGGACTGA